The DNA window TGGTCCGATATGACCGATATTTGCATATCTATAGAGCTTTTTGCCTGATTGCATTCATTATTTGGTGTGTAAACCGAATTTTGAAATAGCTTCTAGTGTCATCTCTGGCGTGTTGCTTAAAAAGGGGGGCCGAGGTCTCCTTGGGTAATAGCTCTGTACACAATCTTCCAGAGTTCGGTACCCAACTTTATTAATTGACGGAATTGTTCCCGAGATTTATAGTGTAGATATGCAGATCATTGATCTGTAGGGCTTTTTAAGGGTTTGTCGATTAGGTATGGTTTATTTTCCGAACACCAGGTGCTTCGGATTAGACTCGGAGGATGTTTGGAAATCCGGACAATTTTTCGGTCACACTAGGTACACCTCAATAAGACGATTGAAAAAAAGAAATAGCATCAAGGCAAACAGAAATCCGCACCTCAGTAAAGAGGATTAAAATCCCAAGATCATCTCAACAAAAAAGCAAGGACGCTGCAGTGCGCTTGGTCAAGTGGAAGCACTGGTTGGATTCAGGAACTGCCTATTAGTAATAACCAGATCGGAGTGTGGAGAACCTTGAAACGGATGGCCTTGTTGTTTTCTCATACATTAACGGAAGAGCAGAAACGGGAGGCCAGAGAGAAGTGGGAAGTAGGGACGTTTCTTCCTCTTCCAGCCGATCTTCAGTCCCGGTGGTCCCAAGTGCCGCCGGAAGGCCCCTTTCCCGAGGAATGGCTCCAACCGGTATTGGAGTGGTTGTCCCGGGTAACGAGACCGGGAGATGTCGTCCTCG is part of the Planifilum fimeticola genome and encodes:
- the csx20 gene encoding CRISPR-associated protein Csx20; the protein is MALLFSHTLTEEQKREAREKWEVGTFLPLPADLQSRWSQVPPEGPFPEEWLQPVLEWLSRVTRPGDVVLVQGEFGAVYQVVSWCHRESRIPIYATTVRRYESRKLPDGTVKNIHIFRHVNFRRFPC